In Mycobacterium stomatepiae, the following are encoded in one genomic region:
- a CDS encoding salicylate synthase, which produces MTEASVETNSVGAAFPLIPMPARVDPADLAAELAAALHERVGEQYLLYEHTGQWVLAGGVEAMIELDSDELRVIRDGKTLRQQWSGRPGSILGAAIDALLEETDQVFGWIAFEFGVYKYGLQQRLAPGTPLARLFWPSSRIVVSQDGISLSSDAHREVVLELLRGGVPDLRETRGIDIFADGSKYRDRVNTAIGEIAAGQYDKVILSRSVEVPFALDFPSTYRLGRRHNTPVRSFLLQLGGIRALGYSPELVTAVRRDGEVITEPLAGTRALGRGPANDRQARDDLESNSKEIVEHAISLRTSLQEMIEIAEPGTAVVTDFMTVRERGSVQHLGSTVAGRLDASSDRMDALEALFPAVTASGIPKGAGVEAIMRLDEGPRGLYSGAVVIVSADGALDAALTLRAAYESPGKTWLRAGAGIIEESLAEREFEETCEKLSTLAPYLIARQ; this is translated from the coding sequence GTGACAGAAGCTAGCGTCGAGACAAATTCGGTCGGTGCGGCGTTCCCGCTGATTCCCATGCCGGCCCGCGTCGACCCCGCGGATCTGGCCGCCGAGTTGGCAGCGGCGCTGCATGAGCGGGTCGGCGAGCAGTATTTGCTCTACGAGCACACCGGCCAATGGGTGCTGGCCGGCGGGGTCGAGGCGATGATCGAGCTGGACAGCGACGAATTGCGCGTTATCCGTGACGGCAAGACGCTGCGACAACAGTGGTCCGGGCGCCCCGGATCGATTCTCGGTGCGGCGATTGACGCGCTGCTGGAAGAAACAGACCAGGTTTTCGGATGGATCGCATTCGAATTCGGCGTCTACAAATACGGGCTGCAGCAGCGGCTGGCTCCGGGCACGCCGCTGGCCAGGCTGTTCTGGCCGAGCTCGCGGATTGTGGTGAGTCAGGACGGCATCTCGCTTTCCTCGGACGCGCATCGCGAAGTGGTTCTCGAATTGTTGCGCGGGGGCGTGCCCGACCTGCGGGAAACCCGCGGGATCGATATCTTCGCCGACGGATCGAAGTACCGCGATCGGGTAAATACGGCGATCGGCGAGATCGCGGCCGGACAGTACGACAAGGTGATTCTTTCCCGTTCCGTGGAAGTGCCTTTCGCGCTGGACTTTCCGTCCACCTATCGGTTGGGCCGTCGGCACAACACGCCGGTGAGGTCGTTTCTGCTGCAGCTGGGCGGAATCCGGGCGCTGGGCTACAGCCCCGAGCTCGTCACGGCCGTCCGCCGGGACGGCGAGGTGATCACCGAGCCGTTGGCCGGCACCCGCGCGCTCGGTCGCGGACCGGCGAACGACCGTCAAGCTCGCGACGACCTGGAGTCGAATTCGAAAGAGATTGTCGAGCATGCCATCTCGTTGCGTACCTCGCTGCAGGAGATGATTGAGATCGCCGAACCCGGAACGGCGGTCGTCACCGATTTCATGACCGTGCGGGAGCGGGGGAGTGTGCAACACCTGGGCTCCACCGTCGCCGGGCGTTTGGATGCGTCCAGCGACCGGATGGACGCATTGGAGGCGCTGTTCCCGGCGGTCACCGCCTCGGGCATCCCGAAGGGCGCGGGCGTCGAGGCCATCATGCGTCTCGACGAAGGGCCGCGCGGGCTCTATTCCGGTGCGGTGGTGATCGTCTCGGCCGACGGAGCTCTGGATGCCGCACTGACGTTGCGGGCGGCCTACGAATCCCCCGGAAAGACGTGGCTGCGGGCCGGCGCTGGGATCATCGAAGAGTCGTTGGCCGAGCGGGAATTCGAGGAGACCTGCGAGAAGCTGTCCACGCTGGCGCCGTATCTGATTGCGCGCCAGTAG
- a CDS encoding MerR family transcriptional regulator, translating into MAQNRPEPGTIASVLYNVRRAPKRVRRQSRDFIETAVAQLFDAAARHPHGTSGEYRIDDLARLAGTTTRNIRVYRDRGLMPPPMRVGRIALFNDTHLTRLRLITSMLDRGYNIAHVREMLGAWEEGKSLGDVLGLETAIMGSWTTEKPQTMPLGDAQRLVDDPTAFDRLVALQVIRVDGEQATVTRPKLIEAFNEIRGYGVELEKLVDLHEQIVPEIDKISDLLVRAGAEHVLDKIKAGHALPADAEIAELITMLVRFRTQAVATVTATLASSIESNIESLASRILADYLERSPEAGADTPLDELAARRRTAN; encoded by the coding sequence ATGGCACAGAACCGCCCGGAGCCCGGCACCATCGCCAGCGTCCTGTACAACGTGCGACGGGCACCGAAACGCGTTCGCCGCCAATCGCGGGACTTCATCGAGACGGCGGTCGCTCAACTCTTCGACGCGGCCGCGCGCCATCCGCACGGGACTTCCGGGGAGTACCGGATCGACGACCTGGCCCGGCTGGCCGGCACCACCACCCGCAACATCCGGGTTTACCGCGATCGGGGGCTGATGCCGCCGCCGATGCGGGTCGGCCGCATCGCCCTGTTCAACGACACCCATCTGACCCGGCTGCGGCTGATCACCTCGATGCTCGATCGCGGCTACAACATCGCACACGTACGGGAAATGCTCGGCGCGTGGGAGGAAGGCAAGAGCCTCGGCGATGTACTAGGCCTGGAGACGGCCATCATGGGCAGCTGGACCACCGAGAAGCCGCAAACCATGCCGCTCGGCGATGCCCAGCGGCTCGTCGACGACCCGACCGCGTTCGACCGGCTGGTCGCCTTGCAGGTGATCCGGGTGGACGGCGAGCAAGCCACCGTTACCCGGCCCAAACTGATCGAGGCGTTCAACGAGATCCGAGGCTACGGTGTCGAGTTGGAAAAGCTCGTAGACCTGCACGAGCAGATCGTTCCGGAGATCGACAAGATCAGCGACCTGCTGGTGCGCGCCGGCGCCGAACACGTCCTCGACAAGATCAAGGCGGGCCACGCGCTGCCGGCGGATGCCGAGATCGCCGAGTTAATCACGATGCTGGTTCGGTTCCGGACTCAGGCGGTCGCCACCGTCACCGCCACGCTGGCATCCTCGATCGAATCGAACATCGAGTCGTTGGCCAGCCGCATCCTCGCCGACTACCTCGAACGCTCGCCGGAAGCCGGAGCCGACACACCGCTCGACGAGTTGGCGGCGCGCCGGCGAACAGCCAACTGA
- a CDS encoding flavin-containing monooxygenase: MVADHIYATLIVGAGFTGLGAAIRLAEAGITDIVILERADRVGGTWRDTTYPGASCDVPSLLYSYSFVKNPTWSRTYSPAPEICRHLEDMATKFDIRRHIRFKHEVVGMSFDEEAGLWTAKTKNRKRFRARTVVLASGPLSDVCFPNIPGLDSYRGHKIHSARWDHDYDFAGKRVAVIGTGASAIQIIPELVKQAGFVRVFQRTPGWVLPRLDVATPTAVQTLFAKVPAVQQLARQVLFWGHEASATALVWNTPLTSLVARLGQAHLRATVSDPWLRRQLTPDFAPGCKRMLVSSDYYPALQRDNCKLISWAIATLSPVGIRTSDGIEHHLDAIVFATGYDVHLTGPPFAVTGLGGRSLAHEWADGAQAYKSINAHGFPNLFFMTGPNSGPGHNSLLVYIEGQLDYAVRGIRTILDDDLRYLDVREDVQLRHNEDIQRRLTKTTWMSGCRSWYLTKDGFNGSMYPGFATQYLRQMNDFRYADYQAVARRATARIASTV; the protein is encoded by the coding sequence ATCGTGGCAGACCACATCTACGCAACCCTGATCGTCGGAGCCGGCTTCACCGGACTCGGTGCCGCAATTCGGTTGGCCGAGGCCGGGATTACCGACATCGTCATACTGGAGCGCGCCGACCGGGTGGGCGGCACGTGGCGCGACACCACCTATCCGGGGGCCAGCTGTGATGTCCCGTCGCTGCTGTACTCGTACTCCTTCGTGAAGAATCCGACGTGGTCGCGAACCTACTCGCCCGCCCCGGAGATCTGCCGTCACCTCGAAGACATGGCGACGAAATTCGACATCCGTCGCCATATCCGGTTCAAGCACGAGGTCGTCGGCATGAGCTTCGACGAGGAGGCCGGGTTGTGGACGGCCAAGACCAAGAACCGCAAGCGTTTTCGGGCCCGCACCGTCGTGCTGGCGTCAGGCCCCCTTTCGGATGTCTGCTTCCCGAACATCCCCGGCCTGGACAGCTACCGCGGACACAAGATCCACAGCGCCCGCTGGGATCACGACTACGACTTCGCGGGCAAGCGCGTCGCCGTGATCGGAACCGGCGCCAGCGCCATCCAGATCATTCCCGAATTGGTCAAGCAGGCCGGGTTCGTCAGGGTGTTCCAACGTACTCCCGGTTGGGTGCTGCCCCGTCTGGACGTGGCGACCCCAACCGCGGTGCAGACCCTGTTCGCCAAAGTTCCAGCCGTCCAACAACTTGCCCGGCAGGTGCTGTTCTGGGGCCACGAAGCCAGTGCCACGGCACTGGTGTGGAATACGCCGCTCACCTCGCTGGTCGCGCGTCTCGGCCAGGCCCATCTGCGCGCCACGGTCTCCGACCCGTGGTTGCGCCGGCAACTGACGCCCGATTTCGCCCCCGGCTGCAAGCGGATGCTGGTCTCCAGCGACTACTACCCCGCGCTACAGCGCGACAACTGCAAACTGATCTCGTGGGCCATCGCGACGCTGAGCCCGGTCGGCATCCGCACCAGCGACGGCATCGAACACCACCTCGACGCGATCGTGTTCGCCACCGGCTACGACGTGCACCTCACTGGCCCACCGTTCGCCGTGACCGGTCTCGGCGGACGCTCGCTGGCCCACGAATGGGCCGACGGCGCACAGGCTTACAAGAGCATCAACGCGCACGGCTTTCCGAACTTGTTCTTCATGACCGGCCCCAACTCCGGGCCGGGTCACAACTCGCTGCTGGTCTACATCGAGGGCCAGCTCGATTACGCGGTGCGCGGCATCCGCACCATCCTCGACGACGACCTGCGCTATCTCGACGTGCGCGAAGACGTCCAACTACGCCACAACGAGGACATCCAGCGCCGGCTCACCAAGACGACCTGGATGTCGGGGTGCCGCAGTTGGTATCTGACCAAGGACGGGTTCAACGGCTCGATGTACCCGGGTTTTGCGACGCAGTATCTTCGCCAGATGAACGATTTCCGCTACGCGGACTACCAGGCGGTGGCGCGCCGGGCCACGGCGCGCATCGCCTCCACCGTCTGA
- a CDS encoding ferritin-like domain-containing protein: MAIDMEAMLAKIKDRQWALADIDWDAPGADTIRPEFRPKLKAFMADLCWIENIGARGFAALAKKAPTPTIAEIYRYFHAEEQRHANAELALMKRWGMLDDGEIPKPNVNIKLAIEWLDTFADDMPLSVLGTVIPMLEVALDGALLKFLLESVEDPVCHQVFEKINNDESRHIAVDFEVLEMIGQAKARRLAIDFVGRFASPGLILGMIMYVPLLNRVRNEMAGMGMDSERLFNAVNRFKQLGDRGEHARRVPTYKLLKRHGMWVVNPRHPYQLLANSMVWLSDFYPKPLLRPAPSWSKELTHDPAA; encoded by the coding sequence GTGGCCATCGACATGGAAGCCATGCTCGCCAAGATCAAGGATCGGCAGTGGGCACTCGCCGATATCGACTGGGACGCACCGGGTGCCGACACCATTCGGCCCGAATTCCGGCCCAAGCTCAAGGCCTTCATGGCCGACCTGTGCTGGATCGAGAACATCGGCGCCCGCGGATTTGCGGCGCTGGCCAAGAAGGCGCCTACCCCGACGATCGCCGAAATCTACCGGTACTTCCACGCGGAGGAGCAGCGCCATGCCAATGCGGAGTTGGCGCTGATGAAGCGCTGGGGCATGCTCGACGACGGCGAGATCCCCAAGCCCAACGTCAACATCAAGCTGGCCATCGAGTGGCTGGACACCTTCGCCGACGACATGCCGCTGTCGGTGCTGGGCACGGTCATTCCGATGCTGGAGGTGGCCCTCGACGGCGCGTTGCTGAAGTTCCTGCTCGAGTCCGTGGAGGACCCCGTCTGTCACCAGGTCTTCGAGAAAATCAACAATGACGAATCCCGGCACATCGCGGTCGATTTCGAAGTGCTGGAGATGATCGGCCAAGCTAAAGCGCGGCGGCTGGCCATCGACTTCGTCGGCCGCTTCGCCTCGCCCGGCCTGATCCTCGGGATGATCATGTACGTGCCACTGCTCAACCGCGTCCGCAACGAGATGGCCGGCATGGGCATGGACAGCGAACGGTTGTTCAACGCGGTCAACCGCTTCAAGCAACTGGGCGACCGCGGCGAGCACGCCCGCCGAGTGCCCACCTATAAGCTGCTCAAGCGGCACGGCATGTGGGTGGTCAACCCGCGACACCCCTATCAACTACTGGCCAATTCCATGGTGTGGCTGTCGGATTTCTATCCCAAGCCACTGCTGCGACCGGCGCCGAGCTGGTCGAAGGAACTCACCCACGACCCGGCGGCGTGA
- a CDS encoding SDR family NAD(P)-dependent oxidoreductase, translating into MLGPLGNLLRSSKTTSNSALAVVTGAGSGIGAAFAVELGRRGGAVVCSDIDEAAAQETADTIAGLSAKAMAMRCDVSRIDDVSALAEAAQTFFGSAPTLVINNAGVGAGGAAIGDVPLDDWVWTLGVNLWGPIHSCHVFTPILRAAGPCESGHAPRGIINVASAAAFGAAPGMAAYNVSKAGVLSLSETLAAELSGTGIRVTVLCPTFVKTNIVASGRITEESSDLANKLMRWNGFSAQKVARICLDAHDRGELYSMPQLDAKVGWNIKHIAPQAYTRAVGLVSRANMH; encoded by the coding sequence ATGCTCGGACCACTGGGCAACCTGCTCCGCTCGTCCAAGACCACCAGCAACAGCGCGTTGGCGGTGGTGACCGGGGCCGGCAGCGGGATCGGCGCCGCGTTCGCGGTCGAGCTGGGCCGCCGCGGCGGCGCGGTGGTCTGCAGCGACATTGACGAAGCCGCCGCGCAAGAGACCGCCGATACGATCGCCGGGCTGAGCGCGAAGGCGATGGCGATGCGCTGCGACGTCTCGCGGATCGACGACGTCAGCGCGCTGGCCGAAGCGGCACAGACCTTCTTCGGGTCCGCACCCACGCTGGTCATCAACAACGCCGGCGTCGGTGCCGGCGGCGCGGCCATCGGCGATGTGCCCCTGGATGATTGGGTGTGGACCCTGGGCGTCAACCTGTGGGGTCCGATACACAGCTGCCACGTGTTCACCCCGATCCTGCGCGCGGCCGGGCCTTGTGAATCCGGGCATGCCCCAAGGGGCATCATCAATGTCGCCTCGGCGGCGGCGTTCGGTGCCGCTCCCGGCATGGCCGCCTACAACGTCAGCAAGGCCGGCGTGCTTTCGCTGTCCGAAACACTGGCCGCCGAGCTGTCCGGCACCGGAATCCGGGTCACCGTCCTATGCCCGACGTTCGTCAAGACCAACATCGTCGCATCAGGCCGCATCACCGAGGAATCCAGCGATCTCGCCAACAAACTGATGCGCTGGAACGGGTTCTCGGCGCAGAAGGTGGCGCGGATCTGCCTGGATGCTCATGACCGCGGCGAGCTCTACAGCATGCCACAACTCGACGCCAAGGTCGGTTGGAACATCAAACATATTGCCCCACAGGCCTATACCCGAGCGGTCGGCCTGGTATCCCGCGCAAACATGCACTGA
- a CDS encoding alpha/beta hydrolase, whose product MVVPARGSLRSRGAAAAAVSAYTLRPFSGLVPPERAWGIWLSRRMIARVMATFGPSLTGTRAQQVDTRLPDGRRVKGEWVYGPRTPTSETPRSSTVTEAIYYVHGSGYAVCSPKTHRRLTSWLSSLTGLPVFSIDYRLAPRHHFPTAADDVRAGWDWLVQTCGVPAKQIVIAGDSAGGHLTVDMLLQPEVAAQSPAALVLFSPLIDMTFARSLAREKIRPDPAIRVADAVRLVALYHPGVDLTHPRLTLDVAGGPTLPPTLVQAGGAEILQDDARQLAADIKAADGRCELQVWPHQVHVFQALPRMTPEAAKAMAYVVRFIAHALQDARVLADEAG is encoded by the coding sequence ATGGTCGTCCCGGCCCGCGGGTCGCTGCGGTCTCGCGGCGCGGCAGCGGCAGCGGTGAGTGCGTACACCTTGCGGCCGTTCAGCGGACTGGTGCCGCCCGAACGGGCATGGGGAATCTGGTTGTCACGTCGGATGATCGCGCGGGTCATGGCCACCTTCGGCCCCTCGCTGACAGGAACCCGCGCCCAACAGGTCGACACGAGGTTGCCCGACGGCCGCCGGGTCAAGGGCGAATGGGTGTACGGCCCCCGCACCCCAACGAGCGAGACCCCCCGCTCGTCGACCGTCACCGAAGCCATCTACTACGTGCACGGCAGCGGTTACGCCGTGTGTTCACCAAAGACCCACCGGCGGTTGACATCGTGGCTGTCGTCGCTCACCGGGCTGCCGGTGTTCAGCATCGACTACCGGCTGGCGCCGCGCCATCACTTCCCGACCGCCGCCGACGATGTTCGGGCGGGCTGGGATTGGCTGGTACAAACGTGTGGCGTACCGGCGAAACAGATTGTGATCGCCGGTGATTCGGCGGGCGGCCACCTGACGGTCGATATGCTGTTGCAACCCGAGGTCGCGGCGCAATCTCCGGCCGCCCTGGTGCTGTTCTCGCCGCTGATCGACATGACGTTCGCGCGCTCGCTCGCCCGCGAGAAGATTCGCCCCGATCCCGCCATCCGGGTGGCCGACGCGGTCCGCCTGGTCGCGCTCTATCACCCGGGTGTCGACCTCACCCACCCCCGGTTGACGCTCGACGTCGCCGGCGGACCGACGCTGCCCCCGACGCTTGTTCAGGCCGGCGGGGCCGAAATACTGCAGGACGACGCACGGCAGCTGGCCGCGGACATCAAGGCGGCCGACGGCCGCTGCGAGCTGCAAGTGTGGCCGCACCAAGTCCATGTGTTCCAAGCACTTCCGCGGATGACACCCGAAGCCGCCAAGGCCATGGCCTACGTCGTACGGTTCATCGCTCACGCGTTGCAGGATGCGCGCGTCCTGGCCGACGAGGCGGGCTGA
- a CDS encoding SCO family protein has translation MNTPLPKVAAHHVRGTFDLVDDNGHQVNGRTYRGKYVVIFFGFTHCKAVCPRALARLSAVLDRLGPRAERIQPLYLTVDPQRDTPAVMKEFLAEAHPRFTGLTGSPQQIEWAKRTFRVFSTEVSDHDEPGGYRMPHSAFTYVLGPDGTYLTHFTDAVEEEDLTTALSSIVD, from the coding sequence ATGAATACGCCCTTGCCCAAGGTTGCCGCTCACCACGTTCGCGGCACCTTCGACTTGGTCGATGACAATGGACACCAAGTCAACGGACGGACCTACCGCGGCAAGTATGTCGTGATCTTTTTCGGTTTCACGCACTGCAAGGCGGTATGCCCCCGGGCTCTGGCCCGGCTCTCGGCGGTGCTCGATCGGCTGGGTCCACGAGCCGAGCGCATCCAGCCGCTGTACCTGACGGTGGACCCGCAGCGCGACACTCCCGCGGTGATGAAAGAGTTTCTGGCAGAGGCACATCCGCGCTTCACGGGTCTCACCGGATCGCCGCAGCAGATCGAGTGGGCGAAGAGAACGTTTCGGGTCTTTTCCACCGAGGTCTCCGACCATGACGAACCCGGCGGCTACCGGATGCCACATTCGGCGTTCACCTACGTCCTCGGACCCGACGGCACCTATCTGACCCACTTCACCGATGCTGTCGAGGAAGAAGACCTCACCACGGCTCTGTCCTCGATCGTCGACTGA
- a CDS encoding nitroreductase family deazaflavin-dependent oxidoreductase: MQEFDPERFRTDTVALQTFNDQIIQEFRENDGNVGGVFEDIGVLLLTTTGAKSGLSRLTALAYFTIDGAMVVAGSRGGAPKDPAWVHNLRATPEVRVEVGTESFPATAREAEGDERDRLFGEIVSVAPYFGDYQAKTTRTIPVFTLQRRG, from the coding sequence ATGCAAGAGTTTGATCCTGAACGATTCCGCACCGATACGGTGGCGCTGCAGACGTTCAACGACCAGATCATCCAGGAGTTTCGGGAAAACGACGGCAACGTCGGTGGCGTCTTCGAAGACATCGGGGTGTTGTTGCTGACCACGACCGGCGCCAAGTCGGGTCTTTCGCGCCTAACGGCGTTGGCATATTTCACGATCGATGGCGCCATGGTGGTCGCCGGCTCCCGTGGCGGTGCGCCCAAAGACCCCGCCTGGGTGCACAACTTGCGCGCTACTCCGGAAGTCCGCGTGGAGGTGGGCACCGAGTCGTTCCCGGCCACGGCCCGGGAAGCCGAGGGTGACGAGCGCGATCGGCTGTTCGGCGAGATTGTGTCCGTCGCACCGTATTTCGGTGACTACCAAGCGAAGACCACGCGCACCATCCCGGTGTTCACGCTGCAGCGCCGCGGCTAG
- a CDS encoding LysR family transcriptional regulator, with protein sequence MVLSPRMPELSAFEVFLAVAKTGSLGAAARELGLTQQAVSARISSIESQTGVRLAIRSVRGTDLTSAGVVVAEWAQRLIDVAYHVDAGLASLRTESRQKIKVVASLTIAEQLMPRWLVLMHAEASRRGQSPPEVILTATNSEHAISEVRNGTADLGFIESPGVPKALRSRVVAQDELVVIVSPDHKWARRSRILSARELCDTPLVAREPGSGTRDWLTGALREVLGDGVEQAIPMLELSSAAAVRGAVVAGAGPAVMSRLAVADDLAVGRLRAVEVPELRLRRQLRAIWIGGRTPPAGAIRDLLNHISTNAV encoded by the coding sequence ATGGTCCTCAGCCCTCGCATGCCGGAACTGTCGGCGTTTGAAGTCTTTCTCGCGGTCGCCAAGACAGGCAGCCTTGGCGCCGCGGCTCGAGAACTTGGCTTGACGCAGCAGGCGGTTTCGGCGCGAATCTCGTCGATCGAATCGCAAACCGGTGTGCGGCTTGCAATTCGAAGTGTTCGCGGCACCGACCTGACCTCGGCGGGGGTTGTTGTCGCGGAATGGGCTCAGCGGTTGATCGATGTTGCGTATCACGTCGATGCTGGATTGGCATCGCTGCGAACCGAAAGTCGTCAGAAGATAAAAGTGGTCGCGAGCTTGACCATTGCCGAGCAGCTGATGCCTCGCTGGCTGGTGTTAATGCACGCGGAGGCGTCCCGTCGTGGCCAATCCCCACCGGAAGTAATTCTTACCGCCACCAACAGCGAGCACGCAATTTCAGAAGTCCGCAACGGGACCGCAGACCTCGGATTCATCGAAAGCCCAGGCGTGCCAAAGGCGCTCCGTAGTCGCGTTGTCGCGCAGGACGAACTCGTCGTCATCGTGTCGCCCGACCACAAGTGGGCTCGTCGCTCGAGAATCCTAAGTGCGCGTGAACTTTGCGACACGCCGCTTGTTGCGCGAGAGCCGGGGTCGGGTACCCGCGATTGGCTAACCGGTGCGCTGCGCGAAGTTCTCGGTGACGGGGTGGAACAGGCAATCCCGATGCTGGAGTTGTCGTCGGCGGCGGCGGTGCGCGGAGCCGTCGTTGCCGGTGCCGGGCCCGCTGTGATGAGCAGGCTTGCCGTGGCCGACGATCTTGCCGTCGGACGACTACGCGCCGTCGAAGTGCCGGAGCTTCGCTTGCGTCGTCAGCTGAGAGCCATATGGATTGGCGGACGCACTCCGCCCGCTGGGGCCATCCGAGATCTGCTGAACCACATCAGTACTAACGCAGTGTGA
- a CDS encoding NAD(P)/FAD-dependent oxidoreductase, which translates to MTMYNWTVIGAGPAGIAAVAKLLDCGVAAEEIAWLDPDFAAGDFGGKWRAVPGNTTVAQFLEFLTASPSFRFADAPAFELSSIEPHRTCPLGLVADPLVWITKHLREQVCSYRDIAVELSLHDNRWTVKTNRDEITSKNVILAVGAVPKKLSYPELEEIPIETALDPDKLERLSLEGATVAVFGSSHSTMVVLPNLLGTPVKNIVNFYRSPLKYAVSVKGWILFDGTGLKGQAARWARENIDGRCPERLERHSVLSPEFQERLRACDHVVYTVGFQRRRLPETPQWGSLECDTANGILAPGLFGVGIAFPEYRIDRLESGHYRIGLAKFMQRLNDVLPLWMSCQQDASRLADGVALTLR; encoded by the coding sequence ATGACTATGTACAACTGGACGGTGATCGGAGCAGGGCCCGCGGGCATCGCCGCGGTTGCCAAGTTGCTCGACTGCGGCGTAGCGGCCGAGGAAATCGCTTGGCTCGATCCCGATTTCGCGGCGGGCGACTTCGGCGGCAAATGGCGCGCAGTGCCCGGCAACACTACAGTCGCGCAGTTTCTCGAGTTCTTGACGGCCTCGCCCTCGTTTCGCTTTGCGGATGCGCCTGCCTTCGAACTGAGCAGCATCGAACCACATCGAACATGCCCGCTCGGGCTAGTCGCCGATCCCCTGGTGTGGATCACCAAACACCTCCGTGAGCAGGTGTGCAGCTACCGAGACATCGCAGTGGAGCTTTCACTACACGACAACCGGTGGACCGTGAAGACCAACCGTGACGAAATCACCTCGAAAAACGTGATCCTCGCGGTTGGCGCGGTTCCCAAGAAGCTGTCATACCCCGAGTTGGAGGAGATTCCGATCGAAACGGCGCTCGATCCAGACAAGCTCGAACGTCTCTCCCTCGAAGGCGCCACAGTCGCCGTCTTCGGATCTTCTCACTCGACGATGGTCGTGTTGCCAAACCTCTTGGGGACACCGGTGAAAAATATCGTCAACTTCTACCGTAGTCCACTCAAATACGCGGTCTCCGTTAAAGGTTGGATACTATTCGACGGCACCGGCCTCAAAGGGCAGGCCGCTCGTTGGGCCCGCGAGAACATCGACGGCAGATGCCCGGAACGCCTGGAAAGGCACTCCGTGCTGAGTCCGGAGTTTCAAGAGCGGCTTCGCGCGTGCGACCACGTTGTCTACACGGTCGGATTCCAACGCAGGCGGCTCCCGGAAACGCCACAGTGGGGATCGCTAGAATGCGACACCGCGAATGGCATTCTGGCCCCTGGGCTGTTCGGTGTGGGAATCGCATTCCCCGAGTACCGGATCGACCGGCTGGAATCTGGGCATTATCGGATTGGCCTGGCAAAGTTCATGCAGCGACTGAACGACGTCTTGCCGCTGTGGATGAGCTGCCAGCAGGACGCGAGTCGTCTCGCTGACGGCGTAGCACTCACACTGCGTTAG
- a CDS encoding GGDEF domain-containing protein, giving the protein MGWISAWWRQPDHYDWLSDYLAGRGLKLFVRFLLVAILTTLAAAAVLMLSSPSGPHAPAQRAIAVAAVVVLAGFALVYLLRWPTRVQSQSFAAVGALSIAAICVLQNDPRNGMLGCAAFGGLAGYVAFFHSARLLVFILGTASGAAAICAARIAANGDALIAAADWLVLGAGILAVPFCGQVLVHWLSVDALKSSTDPLTGLRNRRGFYRTAPRLLTDGERPHCVSVLMIDLDNFKRINDTYGHGTGDRILVAVADNLRQIRDGKAVIARVGGEEFLVAESIGLPEALETAEAMRVAIAATPWYVTASLGISSTRLPMVIEDPGRRIIESLVEAADAAMYEAKRAGGNQIRTSTYRYRPE; this is encoded by the coding sequence ATGGGGTGGATCAGCGCGTGGTGGCGACAGCCCGACCACTACGACTGGTTGTCGGACTACCTCGCCGGGCGTGGGCTGAAGCTGTTCGTCCGCTTTCTACTCGTGGCCATCCTGACCACCCTGGCGGCCGCCGCGGTGCTGATGCTCAGCAGCCCGTCGGGCCCCCACGCACCCGCGCAGCGCGCGATCGCGGTGGCGGCCGTAGTCGTCCTCGCCGGATTCGCCCTGGTATACCTGCTGCGCTGGCCGACGCGTGTTCAATCTCAGAGCTTTGCGGCGGTCGGGGCCCTGAGCATCGCCGCGATCTGCGTCCTGCAGAACGACCCGCGCAACGGAATGCTCGGGTGCGCGGCATTCGGTGGCCTGGCCGGCTATGTCGCGTTCTTCCACTCCGCTCGCTTATTGGTATTTATCCTCGGCACCGCGTCGGGCGCCGCGGCAATCTGCGCCGCCCGGATCGCCGCGAACGGCGACGCATTGATCGCGGCCGCCGACTGGCTGGTGCTCGGCGCGGGGATTCTGGCCGTGCCGTTCTGCGGACAGGTACTCGTGCATTGGCTGTCCGTGGACGCCCTGAAGTCCTCGACCGATCCGCTCACCGGCCTGCGCAACCGCCGGGGCTTTTATCGGACGGCGCCCAGACTGCTCACCGACGGAGAGCGCCCGCATTGCGTAAGCGTATTGATGATCGATCTCGACAATTTCAAGCGCATCAACGACACCTACGGTCACGGCACTGGAGACCGGATCTTGGTGGCCGTCGCCGACAACCTCCGCCAAATCCGTGACGGCAAGGCGGTGATCGCCCGCGTCGGCGGCGAGGAATTTCTGGTCGCCGAGAGCATCGGATTACCGGAAGCGCTCGAGACCGCCGAAGCCATGCGAGTGGCGATTGCTGCCACCCCCTGGTACGTGACCGCCAGCTTGGGCATCAGCAGCACGCGTCTGCCGATGGTTATCGAAGATCCCGGCCGGCGCATCATCGAAAGCCTCGTCGAGGCCGCCGACGCCGCGATGTACGAGGCCAAACGCGCCGGCGGGAATCAGATCCGGACGTCGACCTATCGCTATCGGCCGGAGTAA